Part of the Candidatus Omnitrophota bacterium genome, GGCGAGAGGTATTTTTCGATGACGCAGTATTTCGAGTTTTAACGAGTATCTTTTAAAGGGCGGGATTATGCGTAGACCTTATTATCTGATAGCGTTAAAAATAAAAGGTGAGTCCGTTTTGATCGCCGGCGGAGGCAAAGTCGCCAAGCGGAAGGCGGAGATACTTCTTAAGTCGGGGGCTAAGGTAAAGATCGTCTCCCCGGAGATAACGGAGGGGCTTAGGCGGATTATTTCCCTGCGCAAGGTCAGGTGGATTAAGAGAAAGATAAGGCCGTCGGATTTAGCCGGAGCCAAAGTTGTTATTGCCGCTACTTCCGATTCATCCGTCAATAAAAAGGTGAGCGGATGGGCCGAAAAACGCGGGATACTGGTAAATGTCGTGGACCGCGCCGAACTTAGTTCTTTTATTTCGCCGGCCATCTTTACGGCGCCGAAGGCAATCG contains:
- a CDS encoding bifunctional precorrin-2 dehydrogenase/sirohydrochlorin ferrochelatase; translated protein: MRRPYYLIALKIKGESVLIAGGGKVAKRKAEILLKSGAKVKIVSPEITEGLRRIISLRKVRWIKRKIRPSDLAGAKVVIAATSDSSVNKKVSGWAEKRGILVNVVDRAELSSFISPAIFTAPKAIVAVYTEGRDPALSRDLKNFLKENWDAFLSYRHRL